One segment of Gopherus flavomarginatus isolate rGopFla2 chromosome 8, rGopFla2.mat.asm, whole genome shotgun sequence DNA contains the following:
- the LOC127056883 gene encoding zinc finger protein ZIC 4-like, with the protein MALPPLVLGNGGHPTGTSLKLGSSHSLPDSDTGLGVWLEIPSVSPLRSASDTSWDSSPISRDPPGPTMPGAADENSSRTSYHGMFRMYLDSPNHRGRENQGSPKQAASTRNSKEQGARRLARDLRTRSHHCSPVSGAQAEPPFASPVLEGYQTMKLAIHRETAAFLPYPGQPIPQELICKWTDSKGHHSRQACSRIFSTMYELVHHVTMEHVGGPEQPNHVCDWEGCAREKKPFKAKYKLVNHIRVHTGERPFLCPFPGCEKVFARAENLKIHKRIHTGEKPFVCEFAGCDRRFANSSDRKKHTHVHSRDKPYSCKVKGCEKSYTHPSSLRKHLKTHGSLEPALATATAKPRAAGEPTGAQEPGAGACQSLASPAACLAKCGPSRCQGRQRDAPEPERGGTSHATPHSGREARRTPLPARPQLWRQVPSEGSRGSPSPRTLPAGLAKGWEPGHSRDEGNAPPSRRGLSEL; encoded by the exons ATGGCGCTGCCACCTTTGGTACTGGGGAATGGAGGGCACCCCACTGGCACTTCCTTAAAACTCGGCTCCTCTCACAGTTTGCCAGATTCTGACACCGGGCTCGGTGTATGGCTGGAGATCCCCAGTGTCTCCCCTCTCCGTTCTGCCTCTGACACCAGCTGGGACAGCTCGCCCATAAGCAGAGATCCCCCAGGACCCACCATGCCCGGAGCTGCTGATGAGAATTCCTCCAGAACCTCTTACCATGGCATGTTCCGGATGTATCTAGACTCACCCAACCACAGGGGACGTGAAAACCAGGGTTCGCCAAAGCAGGCAGCTAGCACCAGAAACTCTAAGGAGCAGGGGGCACGAAGGCTGGCAAGGGATCTGAGAACCAGGTCCCATCATTGCAGCCCAGTAAGTGGAGCTCAGGCTGAGCCGCCCTTTGCCTCTCCCGTTCTAGAAGGGTATCAGACGATGAAACTGGCAATCCACAGAGAGACCGCCGCTTTTCTCCCTTACCCTGGGCAGCCCATTCCACAAGAACTGATCTGCAAGTGGACTGACAGCAAAGGACACCACTCCAGGCAGGCTTGCTCCAGAATATTCAGCACCATGTATGAGCTAGTCCACCATGTCACCATGGAGCACGTCGGAGGACCAGAGCAGCCCAACCATGTTTGTGACTGGGAGGGCTGCGCCAGGGAGAAAAAACCCTTTAAAGCCAAATACAAACTCGTAAACCACATCAGAGTGCACACAGGCGAAAGGCCGTTTCTATGCCCGTTTCCTGGGTGTGAGAAAGTGTTTGCAAGAGCTGAAAACCTGAAGATACATAAAAGAATCCACACAG GGGAGAAGCCGTTCGTGTGTGAATTCGCTGGGTGTGACAGGAGGTTTGCCAACAGCAGTGACAGAAAGAAGCACACCCACGTGCACTCGAGGGACAAGCCATATAGCTGCAAAGTCAAAGGGTGCGAGAAATCCtacacccaccccagctccctgcgcaAACACCTGAAAACGCACggcagcctggagcctgccctcGCCACCGCCACCGCCAAGCCCCGGGCGGCCGGAGAGCCCACGGGGGCGCAGGAGCCGGGGGCTGGCGCCTGCCAGTCATTGGCCAGCCCTGCCGCTTGTCTAGCCAAGTGTGGCCCCTCCAGGTGCCAGGGCAGACAGAGGGACGCTCCAGAGCCGGAAAGAGGGGGCACCTCCCACGCCACCCCCCACAGTGGGCGTGAGGCCAGACGGACCCCTCTGCCGGCTCGCCCCCAGCTCTGGCGCCAGGTGCCCTCCGAGGGCTCCCGCGGGTCTCCCAGCCCACGCACACTCCCGGCCGGGCTCGcaaagggctgggagccagggcacaGCAGGGACGAAGGAAACGCTCCCCCCTCCAGGAGAGGGCTCAGTGAGCTCTGA